From the genome of Longimicrobium sp.:
GGCCCTGGCCGCCCTGCACGGGGGTGACGCCCTGCGGCAGCTGCCCGGGCGGAGGGCCGGAATCTCCCGGCGCCACGTCCGCGGGCCCGCCCTTGGCTGCCTCGCGGCCGCCCGCGCGCCGCGCTTCCCTGTCGCATCCCGAAACGGCGGCCAGCACCAGCGCCGCCGCCATCCATGTCCACTGCTTCCGCATCGGCTCCGTCCGAAACGTCATGACCGGACCGCCGCCGAACCGAAATGTCCCGGGCGGGGCCGCTGATGGGCGTTCGCTACCGCAAGCGTTGTTCCGGGCGTGACGGAGGCGGGCTTCCCGCGCCCGCCGTACGCGGCGCGCCGCAGGTGGCGCAGAAGCCCCACTCGGGCTCCAGCATGGCGCTGCAGTCCGCGCAGGGCACGGGCACCAGCACCTTGCCGCAGAAGGGGCAGAAGCGCGCCTGCCGCTCCACCGGCAGGGGCGAGCGGCACGCCGGGCACGGCTTGGGACGCGGGCGGGGAGGATCGGCGGGGGGCGCGGCGTCTGCCGGCTTCTCCACGGCGGGCGCGGATGCGGTCCGCGGCGCGGCGGACGCCGGGGCGGAGGCGACCACCGGCGGCGCGGTAGGATCGGGCTGCGGCGGCTGCGCGAAGGGGTTGGGCTGCACGCCCACCTCGGCGTAGTCGCGGTAGATGCCCAGGATGGGGTTGGGCGCCTGCAGCTCGCGCCGGAACTCGTCCATCACCTCCGCGCGGTCCGTTTCCAGGTACTCGCGCTCACCCGAAAGGAGGCGCAGCAGGGCGTGCTCGTACTCCGCCAGCTCCGCGAAGCCCAGCTCCGAGCGGATCAGCCGGTACGGCACCACCTCCTGGTACAGGTCGCCGATGGTCAGCGCCCGCCCGGGGTCGCGCGCAAGCGCCGTGGCGATGCGCCGGTACAGCCGGTCGAGTGCGTCCACTGAGGGTGCGTGAGTGCGGAGGTGCGTGAGTGCGGAAGCGCTGGGCTTCCGCGCGTCAGGGTTGGGCCGGCGCCGGCTCGCGCGGGGCCGAGCGCATCAGCGTGCGCAGCTCGGCGGGGGCGCGGCGCAGCTCCTGGTCGGCCTCGGCGGCGCGGCCCGACTCGCGAAGCGCGCGCACCAGGCCGCCCCACGCGCGGAGCGACTCGCGGTCGTGCCGCAGGGCCACGCGAAAACGCTCCACCGCCTCGGGGGCGCGGCGCGCGTCCAGCAGCAGGTATCCCAGCTCCGCGTGAAGCTCTGCGTGCTCGGGATTGGCGTCCAGCCCCGCCTGCAGCTCGCGCCGCGCGTCCGCCGGGCGACCCGCTTCGCGGTAAATGCGGGCCAGGTACACGCGGGCCAGAGCGTCGCGCGGATGCTCGCCGGCATGGGCGCGGAACTCCCGTTCGGCCTCGGTCACGCGGCCGGCCAGGAACGCCTGCTCGCCCCGCTGCAGTGCACCATCGTCTTCGCCCCCGCGCATGCGGACCGCGGCGACGAGCAGGAGGCCCAGCACGCCGAGCGCCAGCAGCGCCTGCCAGGGAAAGCGGCGGCGCGCCTCGGCGGGCACGGCGTGCACGGGCGCCTCGTCGTCGCGCACCAGCGGCTCGTCGTCGTCAGGGAGCGCGGGGTCTTCCAGGTGCGCCGGCGGGAGCGCCAGGACGTGCGACTCGATTCCGCCCGCGACGGACAGCGCCAGCTCGGCGTCGCGGGGCAGCGCATCCGCCCCGCGGCCGATGCGCTCGGCGGCGCCGTGAAGCTCGTGGAACGCCGCCGCCAGCTCCATGGGCACGCGGTTGCGGCGCCGCAGCTCGGCCAGAAGGTCGGGGGTGGAAAGGTCGTCCTCGGAAAGCGCGCGCAGTCGCAGCTCCACCGGGGCGGTGGTGTCGTCGCGCAGCATGCGGCGCAGCGTGGTGTCGGCCGCGTGGGCCACACGCACGATGGCCCCGGGCGCGCTGGCGCCCGTGCGCAGCGCGTCCAGGTCGGAGGCGCGCTGGCGCAGCGGGCGAAGCGTGCTCTCGGGGCCGAAGGTCACGGGCGGCGGAGCGGGAGGGTGAGGGGCAAGCCGGTCACTCCTCGATGCGCAGCAGGCCCATCCGCGCGCCCGCCTTGAGAAAGGCCTCGGCGCTGTGGACGGGAACGTCGCGGCCGGTGCGCTCGCGGATCTGCCGCGCCGCGCGCCGCATGAAGGCGCCCAGCGGCATCTGCGGCTCGCCGCACGAATCGCGCATCCCCCGGACGATCTCGTCCCAGCTGCCCTGGAAGATGGAGCCCTCGGCCGTGCGCACGCGGTGCATGGACGGCAGCGCGGCGTCGGGCGAGGGCGGGCCCAGGATCTTCATCATGAAGTCCATCTGGGCCGACAGCTCCAGCGCGGCCTGCGCCTGCTCGTCGACCGCGCCCTCGAACGAGGCTTCCACCTCGGCCAGCAGGTGGTCGATGTCGTCGGGCTCGGCGTCGAACTCGGCCAGGCGCTCCTTCCACGGCGCGAACCAGGGGTCGCCCTCGGCCACGCCGTCCAGCTGCATCTTCAGCTCCACGTAGCGCCACACGGAGAGCGTGTCCCAGTGCTCGGCCGGGGGCACCTGCTCCAGCTCGGTGAGCGCGCCGCGCAGGTCGCCGCGGTCGTGAAGCAGGTGCGACAGGTAGATGCGCGCCTCGTGAAGGTCCGCGTCCAGCCGCGTCGCCCGGCGCAGCTCGCGGCGGGCGCCCAGGTCGTCGCCCAGCGCGTGAAGCGTGTAGCCGCGCGCCGCCGCCAGCTCGGCATTGTCGGCGTGCGTCGTCGACAGCGCGGCGAAGCGCGCCCGGGCGTCGGTGAACAGCCCCTCACGATAGAGCGCCCGGCCCACGGTAAGGCCCAGCTCCAGGTCGTCGCCCAACCCCATCTCGTCGATCTGCCCGAAGCAGCTGAGCGCTTCCTCCACCCGGCCGAACTTCAGCAGGGTTTCGCCCAGCCCCACCCAGGCGTCCTCGTACTCCGAGTCCAGCTCCAGGGCCGATTCGAAGCACTGCCGCGCCCATGCGTACTCTTCGCGGGCAATGCGCGTGTAGCCCAGCCCCACGTGCAGGAGCACGGAGTCGGGATACTGCGCAATGCCCTCGCGAAGCACGCCCAGCGCCTCGTCGTAGTCGCCGGCGTCGTAGTGCTTGTGCGCCAGCTCGTCGTACTCTTCGGAGCTGAGATATGAGGTTCCCATTCAGCCTTTGCCCTGGTCAATCCATCAGGCGGGAAATGGGGCACGGACCCGGAGCGGGCCGTGGGGAACGGCGGGCGGGATCGCCCGGACAAATATACACTGGAACAGCCCCGGCATCCAAGCCCTTGCGCGGCCTTGCGGGTGTGGGGGCCGCCGGTCAGATTGATGCCGCTGCACAACCGCTACGGATCGACAACGGGGGACGATGTTCGACTGGCTGCGGCGCCGCCGCCTGAGCAACGAGGCCAAGCGCAAGCTGCTGATCGCCGCCGCGCGGGCGGAAGAGGCGATCGTGGAGACGCACGTGGCCAACGTGCTGGAGCTCATGGCGCTTCTGGGCACCGAGGTGGACGTGGACCGTGGGCTCGAGCTGTACCACGAGATGCTTCCCATGGACGAGCACATCTCGGCGACGGTCACCAACCGCGTGCTTGCGCGCTACGATTCGCCGGGCGTTCCCCCGGCGCCGGGCCGCCGCTTCGAGAACGTGTTCCGCGACGGGGGCCGCTGACGGCCACCTTTTCCGTCACGGGCACGCCTGAATCTCGCAGGCTTCGCGCCCCGGCCAAACCAGAGCCGCCGACCGTGTGACCCATGCAACGCCGCCCTCCCGGGGCGGCGTTCTTCGTTCCCTTTTTCCCGAACCCCGGCGCTGCCGCCGGTCGGTGGACATACACTCGACAGCCGTTCGGGTGCCCCTCCCCCGGCCCCTCCCCGCACAAACTGCGTGCGGAGAGGGGGGAACTTCGATCGGGGTTCGACTGGACCCGGTGCAGACCGCGAGGCCCCCCATCCCCAGCCCTTCCCCCGCAAACTGCGCGGGGGAAGGGAGCCAGTGCCGTGCGTCGGACCGGCCTCTTCGCACAACCCTGTCATCCTGAGCCCCAGGCGCACCGGACCAGCCCGTACAACATGCCTCGCGGGGCGAGGGATCTAGCCTGGGGCACTTCCCCGCCCGGGCGCGGCAGCGGGCACCCGTGCAGAGGCCGCGACCTTAGGGCGATTCGAAGCGGGCCGGCGCATTCCCCGGCTGCCCTCTCCCCCGGCCCCTCTCCCGCAAGCGGGAGAGGGGAGAATTCGATCGCGCTTCGGCAGGTACGGCGCACATCCAAGAGAGTGGACGCGTGTCAGCGCGACCGAGTGAGGAAGTCCGCGAAGGCGGACTTTGGGCCCTTGTTGCCGCGACTTCAGTCGCCCCAGCACAGCTCGGGGGCGATCCGACCATGGGCCGCGGCTCAGGGCTTCGTGCCGCTGCCGCGCCCAGGCTGGTTCGTGGTTCAGGCTAGATCCTTCGGCCCGCATGGTGGCGGCGTAAGGGCAGGTTTGGTGCGCTCGGGCCTCTGGATGACAGACGCTAGGCGCGCACCAGAATGCAACTCGCGCGAAGGCCAGCCAGTCCGCGAAGGCGGACTTCGTGTGGTTGTTGCAGCGAATTCATTCGCCCGGCGAGGCGTGGTCTTTCGTCCGGGCTGGCTCGGTGCGCTCGGGCCTCTGGATAACAGAATCTTGGGCGAGTCACAGATCGTCGGCCGACGCGCGGGTCACCGCACCACCCGGCCAATCAGCTCCGCGGCGCGCTCCAGGCAGTCGATCTCGGCAGGGTTCAAAGCGCGCAGGCGCTCGGCCAGGGAGTGCACGCGCCGGGCGCGGCCCTCGTGCAGAATCCGCCGCCCCTCGTCCGTGGCTCGCAGCACGATCGCGCGGCCGTCGTCGGGGTGCGGCTCGCGCGTCAGCAGTCCGTGCGCCTCCAGGTTGCGCACGATGCGCGTCATCGACGGCGGACGAACCTGCTCCGCGGACGCCAGCTCCCCCAGCGACATCGGCCCGCCGAACACCAGCACTGAGAGCGCCGACAGGTGCGGCGCCGACAGCCCCGACCCGTCGTCCTCGCGGCGAAGGCGGCGCAGCAGGTGAATGCTCGCCGAGTGCAGCCGGTCCGCCAGCTGCTCCACCCGCCCGTCCGTGTCTCTTGCGCTCGTCGCGTCCATGCATCACAATATGCTTAGGAAGGCTAACGAAGCAAGTTCTGTCGATCAACCACGGACGGGAGCGGACACCATGAGCTTTGCGCAGCTGGCGGAGGTGGTGAAGGCGGGTGATGCGGAGGCGCTCCGCGCCCTGCTCCAGGGGGACGGTCACGCGGCACACGCTCGCGGAGACGATGGAGAAAGCCCGTTGCTGATGGCGCTGTACCACGGGCGGCGAGACCTGGCCGAGATGCTGGTGGCACACGGCCGCCAGCCGGACGGGTTCGAAGCCGCGGCCATGGGCGACGTGGCACGCGTGCAGGCGCTGCTGGATGAAGACGAGGGGCTGCTGACCCGCTACACGCACGACGGGTGGACGGTGCTGCACTACGCGGGCTTCTTCGGCCACCTGCCGCTGCTGCGCCTGCTGCTGGAGCACGGCGCCGATCCGCACGCCATCTCCCGCAACGGAATGAGCAACACGCCGCTGCACGCCGCGCTCGCCGGACCGCTGCCGCTGGAAGGCGTCCGCCTGCTCCTGGATGCCGGCGCGGATCCCAACGCACGCCAGCACGGGGGATTCGTGGCGCTGCACTCGGCGGCGCAGCGCGGGGCCATCGACCTGATCGACGTGCTGCTGGACGCCGACGCCGACGTCAACGCCGCCACGGACGACGGACGCACCGCCATCGACTTCGCCGAGGAGAAGGGGCACGCCGCCGCCATGGAGCACCTGCGCAGCCGCGGTGCCGACGAGCCCTCCGCCACTCCCGGCGATTGACGGGGTACGACGGCCCTCGGTAGTGTTGCCGGTCGCCAGGAACAGCAGTCCATCGCGGGAATCGCCATGCAGGTACGCACCGTTCTTCTCGTTCCGCTGATCGCCCTCGCCGCCGCCTGCACACCGCGGCAGCCGCCAGCGCCGCGCCCCACCATCTTCATCCCCGCCGCGCCGGTGGAAGACAACGCCGAAATGGCGTCTCGCGCCCTGATGTCGTGGGAAGAGGGCGTTGTCCTTGGCCGCCAGGCGCGCTGGGGCGAGGCGTCGGAGGCGTACCGGCGCGCGGCGGAGCTGGATCCTGGCGAGGTGCGATATCACATGGCCCTGGCCGACGCGCTGCTGCAGGGCGGGCGCGAGTGGGAATCGGCGGACGCGCTGATGGCTGGCATCCGCGCCGAGGAGGCGAAGCCCAACCCCAACCACCGCGTGCTGGGGGTGGATTACGAGCGGCTGATCCGCCTGCTCACCCGCCTCAACCGACTGGACGAGGCTCGCACCGCGCGCGCGCGGCAGGAGCACCATCGAAGGCTGCGGGACGCGGCCCCGCCGAGGGAATAGTGCGGGAGTACGAGGTAAGGCAGTGCTTCTTGAGCGGAGGGGACGGCAATGGGGCCGTCCCCTCCTTCGTTCTAGTCGTACGCTTCGGGGGTGCGAATCACTGGGTCAGAAAGACACCGACACGGCGGCCATGCCCCCGCGGGACAGGTCCGGGGAAAGGTGAAGCCGGACCTGCTCTCGCCGGGGCTCCTCCCGCTCGGGCATTCCGATGATGCCGCCGACGATCGCACCCGCAGCGCCCCCAACCGCACCACCCAGGAACAAGGAAAGCACGGTGTACTCGTCACGGGGGCCGCTCGTCGTGAACGCGTAGTTCATCCCGGCGAAGCCGACCCCGCCGACCAGTGCTCCGATAGCAAAACCTGTGAGCGCTCCCTTCCCGTGATCCCGACGTTCTTCGTCCCGCTTTGCTGGAGCGAACGAAACGGACGGGTCCGCGGACACGATGGCCGCACCTGGAAGCGTGGCCAAGGCCGCGAGAGGGGGCGTGACAGGTGACGTGCCGAGGTCCTGTGCCTTTGCCGTCTGGACCGACGGCAACAGCAAGCACATGAGAAGCATTACGACTGCTCGCATGAAGTCTCCTGGGATGCAGTGGGTAATCGGTGGATGGACGTGGTCCAAGCCTCGGCTCGCTGCCGAACGCAGAGCGGTGAGGTCAGCGCCTCGGCGCCGAGTCAACGTGGGCCACCGTCCCCTCTCGTGTTCAGCCACGAACGGCGTTGCCTTCGAACGAGGTCTGATACGTCTGGAACTCGCACCCGGGACGCACCGGGACCAGGAGGAGTGCGGGAAGGCGATCTCCCGTTCCCGCTTCGGTGAACAGCGGCGTTCCCTGGTACTCGCCCGCACGCTCCACCTCCCATACGCCGAACACGCGCGGCCGGCCGTACTTGATGTACCGGTACCCGCGGAAGGGGATGGGCTCGTTCAGGATCATCCACGGGGCGGATGCCGCGTACCCGGGCGCGTCGGGCGGAAACACCTCGGCGTAGGGCCGGCCGTTCACCGTCGTGTCGCCCGTGCGCGTGTTGTAGCGGACTTCTACCTCTCGCAGGTTCCCGTTTTGCAGCACGCAGACGCGCAGTTCATGCCTCGTGTACGGGTTCACAGGCAACCGGAGAACAGAATCCGCCTGTGCACGGACCGGCGGCTCGGGTTCAGGCCGCGGCTCAGCCGCTTGACTGCGGGTACACGCCATCGCCGCAATGCCGAGCGCGACGACCACCAAGTGCCTTTGCCGCGGATTCATTCATCCCGCGCCCGGAGCGGGGGACGATCCGAACGCCTCGTCCGTCTTCGCGGCCATGACGAAGTCGTTGCGATGCAGGCCCCGGATCTTGTGCGTCCACCATCCGACGGTGACGCGCCCCCACTCCGTCAACAGCGCGGGATGATGGTCTTCGTCCTCCGCGATGGCGCCTACACGATTGGTGAACTCCAGCGCGCTCGCGAAGTCGGGGAAGGTGAACACGCGCTCCAGCCGCGGGATTCCGCCGGGCTCCACGATGGTCCACTCGGGGATCTGCGGGTGGAGTTCGGCGATCTCGTCGGCGGTAACGGTGGGCGCGCCCTTGCGGCACGGCTCGCAGGTGCGGGTTTTCAGCGGGTCCATCGGGTGCCTTCCGTGAGATGAGGAGGAACGGATTCGGTGTGGCCGCGGCGGTGGGGCGCGGCCGGGGTGTGTGGCGGATCCCTCAGTCGCTGCCGTCTTCGGTGTGCGGGCAGGTTGGCCTTGGCCGCTCCATCGGGATGACATCGCGCGCGAGCCTCGCCCGATCCACGTACCGTCAGCCTTCCCAGGGCTGGGAGTCGGCGAGGTGCTGGCGGAGGGCTTCGTCGCTCAGGGCTGCCAGTTCGCGCTCTGCGTCGCGGACCGTTTCGGAGGCCAGCAGCGAGGTGCGGTTCTCGTTGTCCGTCCGCAGCGAGAACATCAGCAGGGCCGTGCCGTACGACCCGCGGCCGATCGCCACGTCCCACGCGCGGCCCCGTTCGTCGGTGATGGTTCGCATTCAGGTGGCGGCGAGCGACTTCTCGATCAGCCCGCGCAATTCCTCGTCCGTGGCGTGAACCGGGCCCACCTTCTTCCACAGCAGCGTTCCGTCGCTGCCGATCAGAAAGGTGTTGGGCACGCCGACCATGCTGAACTGGCTGGTGACGTCGCCGCTGGGGTCCAGCCATACGTCGAACGACACGCCGTACTCCTGCATGAACTCGCGGACGGCCTGCTGCTCGCTCGCCTGGTCGATGCTGACGCCGACGACGCGCAGCCCCTTGGGGCCGTACTCGCGGTGCAGCGCCTCCAGCGCGGGGATCTCCTGCTGGCAGGGGCCGCACCAGGTGGCCCACACGTTCAGCAGCACGGGCCGGCCTTGCAGGTCCGCGAGCGACGTGCGGTCGCCATCCAGCACCTGCGCCACGTACGGCGGAACCGGCTTGCCCACCGCCACCGCCCCCGCCGGCGCGTCGCCGCAGGCCGTCAGGAGCACGACGGCCGCGGACAGCACCTTCATCATCCGCATCACGTCCCTCAATCCACGGGGAGCGGCATGCGCGCCGCGTTCACGGTGGACGGCTCGCCCGCGGCCGTCCACGCCATCACCAGCTCGTTCCCCGCACGCACTATGCGCGGAAATCCGCTGGACCGCGTGGCGCTCGACGCGGTGACCGTCCGCGGCGCACCCAGCTTGCCATCCGCCCCCACCCGCCGCACCCGCACCTCGACGCCCTTCCCCGCCGCGCGCTCCATCCAGCTCACCAGCGCGGCCCCGCCGTCCAGCATCAGCACGTCCACGCGGCCCTCGGGGTTGCCGCCGTCCACGCGCACCGGCGGGCCGAAGGTGGCGCCCGCGTCGCCGGAGAAGGCCACCTTCACCTGCTGGCTGTCGCGCGCCGCGGTGTACCAGGCCACGGCGACGCGGTTACCGTCCGCCGCCGCCTGCGGGCCGTTGACGGGGCAGGCGTCGATCTTCCACCCGTCGGCGTGCACGGGCCGTCCCTCCGTCCACGCGCCGTTGACCATCCGCGTGTAGTAGATGTCGCGGATTTCGCCCGGCGAGCGGTCGCGGTACACCACCAGGGGACCGCTGGACGTCATCGTCGCGCCCGTCTGGCA
Proteins encoded in this window:
- a CDS encoding tetratricopeptide repeat protein, translated to MGTSYLSSEEYDELAHKHYDAGDYDEALGVLREGIAQYPDSVLLHVGLGYTRIAREEYAWARQCFESALELDSEYEDAWVGLGETLLKFGRVEEALSCFGQIDEMGLGDDLELGLTVGRALYREGLFTDARARFAALSTTHADNAELAAARGYTLHALGDDLGARRELRRATRLDADLHEARIYLSHLLHDRGDLRGALTELEQVPPAEHWDTLSVWRYVELKMQLDGVAEGDPWFAPWKERLAEFDAEPDDIDHLLAEVEASFEGAVDEQAQAALELSAQMDFMMKILGPPSPDAALPSMHRVRTAEGSIFQGSWDEIVRGMRDSCGEPQMPLGAFMRRAARQIRERTGRDVPVHSAEAFLKAGARMGLLRIEE
- a CDS encoding TlpA disulfide reductase family protein, producing the protein MRMMKVLSAAVVLLTACGDAPAGAVAVGKPVPPYVAQVLDGDRTSLADLQGRPVLLNVWATWCGPCQQEIPALEALHREYGPKGLRVVGVSIDQASEQQAVREFMQEYGVSFDVWLDPSGDVTSQFSMVGVPNTFLIGSDGTLLWKKVGPVHATDEELRGLIEKSLAAT
- a CDS encoding tetratricopeptide repeat protein, translating into MTFGPESTLRPLRQRASDLDALRTGASAPGAIVRVAHAADTTLRRMLRDDTTAPVELRLRALSEDDLSTPDLLAELRRRNRVPMELAAAFHELHGAAERIGRGADALPRDAELALSVAGGIESHVLALPPAHLEDPALPDDDEPLVRDDEAPVHAVPAEARRRFPWQALLALGVLGLLLVAAVRMRGGEDDGALQRGEQAFLAGRVTEAEREFRAHAGEHPRDALARVYLARIYREAGRPADARRELQAGLDANPEHAELHAELGYLLLDARRAPEAVERFRVALRHDRESLRAWGGLVRALRESGRAAEADQELRRAPAELRTLMRSAPREPAPAQP
- a CDS encoding MarR family transcriptional regulator; the encoded protein is MDATSARDTDGRVEQLADRLHSASIHLLRRLRREDDGSGLSAPHLSALSVLVFGGPMSLGELASAEQVRPPSMTRIVRNLEAHGLLTREPHPDDGRAIVLRATDEGRRILHEGRARRVHSLAERLRALNPAEIDCLERAAELIGRVVR
- a CDS encoding ankyrin repeat domain-containing protein yields the protein MSFAQLAEVVKAGDAEALRALLQGDGHAAHARGDDGESPLLMALYHGRRDLAEMLVAHGRQPDGFEAAAMGDVARVQALLDEDEGLLTRYTHDGWTVLHYAGFFGHLPLLRLLLEHGADPHAISRNGMSNTPLHAALAGPLPLEGVRLLLDAGADPNARQHGGFVALHSAAQRGAIDLIDVLLDADADVNAATDDGRTAIDFAEEKGHAAAMEHLRSRGADEPSATPGD
- a CDS encoding 4a-hydroxytetrahydrobiopterin dehydratase — its product is MDPLKTRTCEPCRKGAPTVTADEIAELHPQIPEWTIVEPGGIPRLERVFTFPDFASALEFTNRVGAIAEDEDHHPALLTEWGRVTVGWWTHKIRGLHRNDFVMAAKTDEAFGSSPAPGAG
- a CDS encoding zinc ribbon domain-containing protein, giving the protein MDALDRLYRRIATALARDPGRALTIGDLYQEVVPYRLIRSELGFAELAEYEHALLRLLSGEREYLETDRAEVMDEFRRELQAPNPILGIYRDYAEVGVQPNPFAQPPQPDPTAPPVVASAPASAAPRTASAPAVEKPADAAPPADPPRPRPKPCPACRSPLPVERQARFCPFCGKVLVPVPCADCSAMLEPEWGFCATCGAPRTAGAGSPPPSRPEQRLR